A part of Myxococcales bacterium genomic DNA contains:
- a CDS encoding F0F1 ATP synthase subunit alpha, whose amino-acid sequence MKLRAEEISQIIRDEIRDFDSKTKAIETGTVLTVGDGVARVYGLENAQAGELVEFHNGVKGLVLNLDQDSVGIAIMGSDAGIKEGSNVKRTGRIADVAVGDEILGRVVNGLGEPIDDLGPINSTQKRRIESKAPGIIAREPVKEPMQTGIKAIDAMIPIGRGQRELIIGDRQTGKTAIAIDTIINQRHTGVKCVYVAIGQKQSTVAQVMERLRRANALDYTVIVSATASDPAPLQFLAPYTGCAIAEYWRDQGEHALIVYDDLSKQAVAYRQLSLLLRRPPGREAFPGDVFYLHSRLLERAAKITSNPEELKAYPEIKKGGGSLTALPIVETQAGDVSAYIPTNVISITDGQIFLETELFYSGQRPAVNVGLSVSRVGGSAQVAGMRQLAGSMRLDLAQYRALAAFAQFGSDLDKTTLEQLARGKRLFELLKQDQYEPMPVEEQIIQIYAVTQVADPKTKATWVRKYQSSEIYRYAKELILFMRSEHNDILKDIGQNPKNKIDDAMRKRIDKALKEFDNSFDGKLAKADSID is encoded by the coding sequence ATGAAGCTAAGAGCCGAAGAAATTTCGCAAATTATTAGAGACGAAATTAGAGATTTTGATAGCAAAACCAAAGCCATAGAGACTGGTACTGTTTTAACCGTTGGTGACGGTGTCGCTCGAGTTTACGGACTAGAAAATGCACAAGCTGGTGAGCTTGTTGAATTTCACAATGGCGTAAAAGGTTTGGTGCTCAACCTCGACCAAGACAGCGTTGGTATCGCTATCATGGGTTCCGATGCAGGTATCAAAGAAGGAAGCAATGTAAAAAGGACTGGACGAATCGCCGATGTTGCTGTGGGTGACGAAATCCTAGGCCGAGTCGTCAACGGTTTGGGTGAGCCTATCGATGACTTAGGGCCTATCAACTCTACTCAAAAAAGGCGTATTGAATCCAAGGCTCCAGGTATTATCGCTCGTGAGCCAGTAAAAGAGCCTATGCAGACGGGCATCAAAGCCATCGACGCAATGATCCCCATCGGCCGTGGTCAACGTGAATTGATTATCGGTGACCGACAAACTGGTAAAACAGCTATCGCTATCGATACCATCATTAACCAACGCCACACCGGAGTAAAATGCGTTTATGTAGCAATCGGTCAGAAACAATCCACCGTTGCTCAAGTGATGGAGCGTTTACGCCGTGCTAATGCGCTCGATTATACAGTAATCGTATCGGCTACCGCTTCTGATCCTGCTCCTTTGCAATTTTTGGCTCCTTATACAGGTTGCGCTATCGCTGAATATTGGCGGGATCAAGGTGAGCATGCTCTCATTGTCTATGATGACTTATCAAAGCAAGCAGTCGCTTATCGACAACTTTCCTTGCTTCTGCGACGTCCTCCTGGTCGCGAGGCATTTCCTGGGGATGTTTTTTATCTTCACTCTCGTCTTCTTGAACGTGCTGCAAAAATTACTAGCAACCCAGAGGAACTTAAAGCCTATCCTGAAATTAAAAAAGGTGGTGGAAGCCTCACCGCTTTGCCTATTGTAGAAACACAAGCTGGCGACGTATCGGCTTATATTCCCACCAACGTTATCTCCATTACCGATGGGCAGATATTCTTAGAAACAGAGCTCTTTTACTCAGGTCAACGCCCTGCGGTGAATGTTGGTTTATCCGTTTCCCGTGTTGGTGGCTCAGCGCAGGTTGCCGGTATGCGTCAGCTTGCAGGTTCAATGCGACTTGACTTGGCTCAATACCGAGCCTTGGCTGCATTTGCTCAGTTTGGATCTGATCTTGATAAAACAACGCTTGAACAACTTGCTCGTGGTAAACGTTTGTTCGAATTACTAAAGCAAGATCAATATGAGCCTATGCCTGTTGAAGAACAGATCATCCAAATTTATGCAGTGACACAAGTAGCAGATCCTAAAACCAAAGCTACCTGGGTACGCAAGTATCAATCATCTGAAATCTATCGTTATGCTAAAGAGCTCATCTTGTTTATGCGCAGTGAGCATAACGATATCCTAAAAGATATCGGGCAAAATCCTAAAAATAAAATAGATGATGCTATGCGTAAGCGCATTGATAAGGCATTAAAAGAATTTGATAATTCTTTTGATGGCAAACTGGCCAAAGCCGATTCCATAGATTAA
- a CDS encoding oxidoreductase has translation MSDMQEKGKKIKIINGVVVKATQETPDTWTLDIFVDDQHKDYKAGQFISINPHQFPELRDFINYFEGQKSKVEPIRAYSLTSAPHEKYISITIKPENYHPGPDAYPPLLSPFLASDIMVGREIEFTGYAGAYIIPDDLRPNTDHLIHLVAGSGVVPSFSIIKDELLGKKSSFKHTLVSVNKTKDDIIFHRQLEELRTKFPERFQVYYFLTRDEKSNDLAPHYFMGRPKNEFIEQLVMDKAKTLFFACGPALTKWQKKAAQDPKSLKPRFMEWVQDIIYKMEIDRHRFRREIYG, from the coding sequence ATGAGTGATATGCAAGAGAAGGGAAAAAAAATCAAAATAATAAATGGGGTAGTGGTAAAAGCCACACAAGAAACTCCTGATACCTGGACTTTGGATATTTTTGTTGATGATCAGCACAAGGACTATAAGGCTGGGCAATTTATCAGTATTAATCCCCATCAATTCCCAGAGCTGCGCGATTTTATAAATTATTTTGAAGGCCAAAAATCCAAAGTTGAGCCGATTCGTGCCTATTCTTTAACCTCTGCTCCTCACGAAAAATATATATCGATCACGATAAAACCTGAAAATTACCATCCAGGTCCCGATGCTTACCCTCCTTTGCTTTCTCCATTTTTGGCATCAGACATCATGGTGGGGCGTGAAATAGAATTTACCGGTTATGCTGGAGCCTATATTATTCCTGATGATTTGAGACCAAACACCGATCATCTCATTCATTTAGTGGCAGGTTCAGGAGTGGTACCAAGTTTTTCTATTATCAAAGATGAACTGTTGGGCAAAAAAAGTTCTTTTAAGCACACTTTAGTGAGTGTTAATAAAACCAAGGATGATATCATTTTCCATCGCCAACTAGAGGAGCTGAGAACTAAGTTTCCCGAGCGTTTCCAGGTGTATTATTTTCTTACCCGAGATGAAAAGTCTAATGATTTAGCTCCTCATTATTTTATGGGGAGGCCGAAAAATGAATTCATTGAACAGTTGGTGATGGATAAAGCTAAAACACTCTTTTTTGCTTGTGGACCAGCGCTCACCAAGTGGCAAAAAAAAGCTGCTCAAGATCCTAAAAGTTTGAAGCCGCGTTTTATGGAATGGGTGCAAGACATTATATATAAAATGGAGATAGATAGACACCGCTTCAGACGCGAGATCTACGGCTGA
- the atpH gene encoding ATP synthase F1 subunit delta, whose amino-acid sequence MMYQQVIARRYAKGLLLSLNTDELDDVLSELKSFIDLIKTSAELKRVFEDPSFSPLERRAVIDKIASQAKMHKNLHHFLLLVIDKNRIALIALMYEALVTLIDSQKARIRVKIISALPASQEEIREITDTLGASLKKTILVDSYVDPSLLGGMRIEVAGTIFDGSLKAKLMAIGHELRI is encoded by the coding sequence ATGATGTACCAACAAGTTATTGCTCGTCGTTACGCTAAGGGCTTACTGTTGTCTTTAAATACAGACGAGCTTGATGATGTATTGAGTGAATTAAAATCGTTTATCGATTTGATAAAAACTTCAGCTGAATTGAAACGTGTGTTTGAAGATCCGAGCTTTTCTCCATTAGAGCGCCGCGCTGTGATCGATAAAATTGCAAGCCAAGCAAAAATGCACAAAAACCTGCATCATTTTTTATTGCTCGTGATCGATAAAAATCGTATTGCGCTTATTGCTCTCATGTATGAGGCCCTCGTGACATTGATCGACTCACAAAAAGCACGAATCAGAGTGAAAATTATTAGCGCACTCCCAGCAAGCCAAGAAGAGATCAGAGAGATCACGGATACTTTAGGAGCTTCACTCAAAAAAACTATCTTGGTGGATTCTTATGTGGATCCATCCTTGCTTGGCGGAATGCGCATTGAAGTTGCTGGCACTATTTTTGATGGCAGTTTAAAAGCCAAACTTATGGCTATCGGTCACGAACTCAGAATTTAG
- the clpX gene encoding ATP-dependent Clp protease ATP-binding subunit ClpX, whose translation MAKRDTTAVLHCSFCKKSQHEVKKLVAGPGVYVCDECIKLCNKIIEEDKAQNTPSEVIKLPTPHAIKEFLDQYVIAQDEAKKVLAVAVYNHYKRINSTNEKNDVQIQKSNVLLIGPTGTGKTLLAQSLARLLQVPFCVVDATSLTEAGYVGEDSESILQNLLSAADNDPHKAAKGIVYLDEIDKIAKKGDALNGSRDVSGEGVQQSLLKLIEGSVVAVSPRGSKKYGQPEQVVHLDTKDILFICGGAFVGLEDILKRKMGTKSLGFNSDQTKSQSNKVALKLSDVEPSDIISYGFIPEFVGRLPIIATLDEMTQESLVTILAEPKNALVKQYQKLFALEGVELIFTQDALSTVAKIALERKSGARGLRSVLENAMLDIMYSVPFLPNVQSCTITGEVILGKKDPELTFNQKKKTA comes from the coding sequence ATGGCTAAGCGGGATACGACAGCGGTGCTTCATTGCTCTTTTTGTAAGAAAAGCCAACATGAAGTAAAGAAATTGGTGGCAGGGCCGGGTGTATATGTTTGCGATGAATGTATTAAGTTGTGCAATAAAATTATTGAAGAAGATAAGGCACAAAACACGCCATCAGAAGTAATAAAATTACCGACACCTCATGCCATAAAAGAATTTCTTGACCAATATGTCATTGCTCAAGATGAGGCCAAAAAGGTTTTGGCTGTGGCGGTCTATAATCACTACAAACGCATCAATTCTACTAATGAAAAAAATGATGTGCAGATTCAAAAAAGCAATGTTTTACTTATAGGACCAACTGGAACAGGAAAAACCTTGCTTGCCCAGAGTTTGGCTCGACTTTTGCAAGTACCTTTTTGCGTGGTGGATGCAACTTCTCTTACTGAAGCTGGATATGTAGGGGAAGATTCAGAAAGTATTTTGCAAAACCTTTTGTCTGCAGCGGATAATGATCCGCACAAAGCTGCAAAAGGTATCGTTTATTTGGATGAGATCGATAAAATTGCTAAAAAGGGTGATGCCTTGAACGGCAGCCGTGATGTTTCTGGTGAAGGTGTACAGCAATCATTGTTGAAGTTGATAGAAGGAAGTGTCGTAGCTGTTTCTCCAAGAGGCTCTAAAAAATATGGCCAACCGGAACAAGTGGTTCACCTCGATACTAAGGATATTCTCTTTATCTGCGGGGGAGCATTTGTTGGTCTAGAAGATATTTTGAAACGAAAGATGGGAACAAAATCTTTGGGTTTTAACTCAGACCAGACAAAATCCCAGAGCAATAAAGTGGCTTTGAAACTGAGTGATGTTGAACCCAGCGATATTATTAGCTACGGCTTTATACCAGAGTTTGTTGGTCGTCTTCCCATTATTGCTACTCTCGATGAAATGACGCAGGAAAGTTTGGTCACCATATTGGCTGAGCCTAAAAATGCACTTGTAAAGCAGTATCAAAAGCTTTTTGCTCTTGAAGGAGTTGAATTGATATTTACCCAAGATGCATTGAGTACTGTTGCAAAAATAGCCTTAGAAAGAAAGAGCGGCGCACGTGGACTGCGTTCAGTCTTGGAAAATGCCATGCTCGACATCATGTACAGTGTGCCTTTTTTACCAAATGTTCAGAGTTGTACAATTACGGGTGAGGTTATCCTAGGTAAAAAAGATCCTGAGCTCACCTTTAATCAAAAGAAAAAAACAGCTTAG
- a CDS encoding aminotransferase class V-fold PLP-dependent enzyme: MERLYLDANGSCPPCPEAQQKIIELAGLIGNPSSFHEEGRRLRSLIDDAREHVAQALGCKSRDVIFGSGASEANRLFVDAVMLKARQECRIPKVIMSPFEHPSLLKSVLGVADQQLISLELLEIDKNGAFIDLEKIKYADILICCEAHNETGIMPDFDELLRNTNPSTLVMSDISQSFARKNTFCHERIDVMTFSAQKMGGFAGSGGIVMRGLAKNLKAPWQGGGQERGFRPGTESALLIAAFGEASRVIKRTRMQNLALEPLRNYFETELKSLECHIIGQSQKRLSNTSAISFAHPYPDALRIACDMAGLSVGFGSACSGLAPEGSFALKRMGIDTEQQKATIRFSFAPHTTKDVIDEALWRIKSNILKPKES; this comes from the coding sequence ATGGAGCGCTTATATCTTGATGCCAATGGCTCTTGTCCACCTTGCCCTGAGGCTCAACAAAAAATAATAGAATTAGCAGGCTTAATCGGCAATCCTTCATCATTCCATGAAGAGGGTAGGCGGCTGCGCTCGCTCATTGATGATGCTCGTGAACATGTTGCTCAAGCATTGGGATGTAAATCTCGTGACGTAATTTTTGGTTCAGGCGCTTCTGAGGCAAATCGCTTATTTGTTGATGCTGTCATGCTCAAGGCACGCCAAGAATGTCGTATTCCTAAAGTTATCATGTCTCCTTTTGAACACCCCTCTCTTTTAAAATCAGTTTTGGGGGTAGCTGACCAGCAATTGATCAGTCTTGAATTGCTTGAGATTGACAAAAACGGCGCATTCATCGATCTCGAAAAAATCAAATATGCTGATATCTTGATCTGTTGCGAAGCCCATAACGAAACAGGTATCATGCCTGATTTTGATGAGCTTCTCAGAAATACCAATCCTTCCACTTTGGTGATGTCAGATATTTCTCAAAGTTTTGCGCGTAAAAATACTTTCTGCCATGAAAGAATTGATGTGATGACTTTTTCTGCCCAAAAAATGGGAGGCTTTGCTGGTTCAGGCGGCATAGTAATGCGAGGCTTAGCAAAAAATCTTAAAGCACCGTGGCAAGGCGGTGGACAAGAACGAGGTTTTAGACCTGGCACCGAAAGCGCTCTGTTGATCGCTGCTTTTGGTGAGGCTTCTCGTGTTATTAAGCGCACAAGAATGCAAAATCTAGCTTTGGAACCTTTAAGAAATTATTTTGAAACTGAGCTTAAATCGCTCGAGTGCCACATCATTGGGCAATCACAAAAACGCCTCTCCAACACCAGCGCTATAAGTTTTGCTCATCCATACCCAGACGCTTTGCGCATCGCCTGCGATATGGCGGGCTTAAGTGTTGGCTTTGGTTCTGCATGTTCAGGGCTTGCTCCCGAAGGAAGTTTTGCTCTCAAGCGCATGGGGATAGATACTGAACAACAAAAAGCTACTATCCGCTTTTCATTCGCCCCACATACCACCAAGGATGTGATCGACGAAGCTCTTTGGCGAATCAAAAGTAATATTCTTAAGCCTAAAGAAAGTTGA
- the xseB gene encoding exodeoxyribonuclease VII small subunit yields the protein MTIDLNNASFETLMDELKKTLAVLENGDLPLEESMKAYELGVKLVRLAEQKLATMEGRMEEILADGSKKNIDPSLCNGSANDSN from the coding sequence ATGACGATAGATCTCAATAATGCCAGTTTTGAAACTTTAATGGATGAACTTAAAAAAACACTCGCTGTACTCGAAAATGGCGACTTGCCTCTTGAAGAAAGTATGAAAGCTTATGAGTTAGGGGTAAAGCTTGTTCGTCTTGCTGAACAAAAACTTGCAACTATGGAAGGTCGTATGGAAGAGATTTTAGCAGACGGCAGCAAAAAAAATATTGACCCAAGTCTTTGTAATGGATCGGCCAATGACAGCAACTGA
- a CDS encoding polyprenyl synthetase family protein, with the protein MTATEIQELKSLFENELRKAQKSSGFSSKILNESINYSLSSGGKRLRPLLIFSYAHYLTSHNTFKKALPAALAVEYVHTYSLIHDDLPAMDNDDYRRGRLSTHKRFDEATAILAGDALLADAFFALSHAPVNAALQCQELALACGRYGLVSGQAQDLTTKEGPKTKDDWICINQAKTGRLFEACTTLAALSLGVEKSSIEKARVFGRIFGESFQLKDDLEDSQGIAHFLSHNEISQWLKINIAKMHSLLEENPRNIKLKKLICHVFGIA; encoded by the coding sequence ATGACAGCAACTGAAATCCAAGAACTCAAATCTTTATTTGAGAATGAGCTTAGAAAAGCCCAAAAAAGCTCAGGTTTTTCATCAAAAATTTTGAATGAAAGTATCAACTACTCTCTCAGCTCTGGAGGAAAACGTTTAAGGCCTTTGCTCATCTTTAGTTATGCTCACTATTTAACTTCGCACAATACTTTTAAAAAAGCCCTGCCCGCTGCTTTAGCCGTCGAATATGTGCATACTTATTCGCTTATTCACGATGATCTTCCCGCCATGGATAACGATGATTACCGCCGCGGTCGCCTCAGCACCCATAAAAGATTTGATGAAGCAACCGCAATACTAGCTGGAGATGCCTTGCTTGCTGATGCCTTTTTTGCGCTCAGCCATGCTCCAGTCAATGCAGCGCTTCAATGCCAAGAGTTGGCTCTTGCTTGTGGAAGATATGGCCTGGTAAGCGGCCAGGCACAAGATCTGACAACCAAAGAAGGGCCAAAAACTAAAGACGACTGGATCTGCATCAATCAAGCCAAAACTGGGCGGCTTTTTGAGGCATGCACTACTCTTGCAGCACTCAGTCTTGGCGTAGAAAAAAGCTCCATTGAAAAAGCTCGAGTCTTTGGCAGAATTTTTGGAGAAAGCTTCCAACTTAAAGATGATCTGGAAGACAGCCAAGGGATCGCACATTTTTTAAGCCACAATGAAATATCACAATGGCTCAAAATAAATATTGCAAAAATGCACAGCCTACTTGAAGAAAATCCACGAAATATAAAATTAAAAAAACTCATTTGCCATGTCTTTGGCATAGCATAG
- a CDS encoding transposase, with protein MKVHLIANDRGELLSIRLTKGYVDDCQPVPKMVKNIFAKLFGDKGYLSSSLSEKLRSNGLYLITSIRKNMKNKLMSLFNKITLIKRFIIETINDKLKNEYQIEHTRHRSPINFLINLLTDLTCCQMSPKKPALKMPSNLNNNLIA; from the coding sequence ATAAAAGTACACTTAATCGCTAATGACCGAGGCGAACTTTTATCCATAAGACTAACAAAGGGCTATGTTGACGATTGCCAACCAGTGCCAAAAATGGTGAAGAATATCTTTGCGAAGTTATTTGGCGACAAGGGCTATCTTTCCAGCTCATTATCCGAAAAATTGCGTTCTAATGGTTTATACTTAATCACAAGCATTCGAAAAAATATGAAAAATAAACTCATGTCGTTGTTTAATAAAATCACACTTATAAAGCGATTTATTATAGAAACAATAAATGATAAATTAAAAAATGAATACCAGATTGAGCATACGCGACATCGTAGTCCAATAAACTTTTTGATAAATCTTTTAACTGACTTAACTTGCTGTCAGATGAGCCCTAAAAAGCCAGCGCTAAAAATGCCGTCAAACCTGAACAATAACTTAATCGCTTAA
- a CDS encoding ATP synthase F0 subunit B → MTRLLNIATADAGRIQKLKVNFVELNATIFVQIFIFMTLLLWLSRTLFKPILALFDEREHRISGAKTEALAMSELAQAKATEFETAFEKARFEARSMLASLKHQTDKEQNELLDHVRKEAKEKLDQADLLLKEEEQHVRKQVSSMSELLSQEIIKTLTTQKA, encoded by the coding sequence TTGACACGATTATTGAATATCGCTACAGCCGATGCAGGTAGGATCCAAAAGCTTAAGGTAAACTTCGTGGAACTCAATGCAACAATTTTCGTGCAGATATTCATATTCATGACCCTCTTGCTATGGTTATCGCGGACACTTTTTAAGCCTATTTTGGCATTATTTGATGAGAGAGAACATAGAATTAGCGGCGCCAAGACTGAAGCATTGGCAATGAGCGAGCTTGCTCAAGCTAAAGCCACAGAGTTTGAAACAGCATTCGAAAAGGCTCGTTTCGAAGCTCGATCAATGTTGGCTTCTCTCAAACATCAAACCGATAAAGAACAGAATGAACTGCTCGACCATGTGAGAAAAGAGGCAAAAGAAAAGCTCGATCAAGCTGATCTTTTGCTGAAAGAAGAAGAACAACATGTAAGAAAACAAGTCAGTTCAATGAGCGAACTTCTCTCGCAAGAAATTATTAAGACCCTGACGACTCAGAAAGCATAA
- a CDS encoding ATP synthase F0 subunit B, whose protein sequence is MTKNSIIYFLFGLLVEPLVYASETSHGINWWHLGSEYKDAPALGWLTLTFLIFIYAMGRIIQKPLSLYLETRSKDIKRAIEEGQRAKAQSQKQLEEYEHKLKSLSQQIDEMKEHFREQAEAEKKEKIRLAKEVESRIMQDTEDTIRANYVRSKHKLAQEVMELAILGAQKKLSQTQQDEIDQHLKKQLLNDLSTHAREIN, encoded by the coding sequence ATGACTAAGAACAGCATAATCTATTTTCTTTTCGGCTTGCTCGTAGAGCCTTTGGTTTATGCTAGTGAAACGAGCCATGGCATCAATTGGTGGCATTTAGGCTCTGAGTACAAAGATGCTCCGGCGCTTGGCTGGCTTACTTTGACATTTTTAATTTTTATTTATGCCATGGGACGGATCATTCAAAAACCGCTTTCACTCTATCTTGAGACTCGCTCTAAAGATATCAAACGAGCTATTGAGGAAGGTCAACGAGCCAAGGCTCAAAGCCAAAAGCAGCTTGAAGAGTACGAACACAAACTCAAAAGTCTCTCTCAACAGATCGATGAAATGAAGGAACATTTTAGAGAGCAAGCTGAGGCAGAAAAAAAAGAAAAAATACGGCTTGCTAAAGAAGTTGAATCCCGCATCATGCAAGATACCGAAGATACTATTCGCGCTAATTATGTCCGCAGCAAACATAAGCTGGCTCAAGAGGTTATGGAGCTTGCTATTCTTGGCGCCCAAAAAAAGCTTAGCCAAACTCAGCAAGATGAGATCGATCAACATCTTAAAAAACAATTGCTCAATGATCTTTCTACTCATGCGAGGGAAATAAACTAA
- the xseA gene encoding exodeoxyribonuclease VII large subunit, protein MFIETVEEQKPLKVSELVALLKKDIEKQHRFVRVIGEISAWKIWRSGHCYFDFKDENALIPAIMFKPHFSRIPFDITDGMQVIISGRLNIYQANTRLQLIAEKMEPLGAGALALAYEQLKERLSQEGLFLAEHKKSVKLLNQCIGIVTSSHGAALRDMLRIIKNRLPKAHVLCAFAKVQGLGAKEEIASALKLLDESQECDVIIVGRGGGSLEDLWAFNEELVARAIFAAKTPVISAVGHETDTSISDLVADMRAATPTHAAQIVTPLLSDLQQNFTSALFQLHARQKAILTKYQLRLLNQQKRIKEPKTFLFRHWQLLDDLSQRLQKRAPHQLLRARQEQLHNLKNQLLSRNPRHKFEISHQKAAAMSEKLNEQIKKIVKNKRQSLQEKLVRLEALSPLNVLARGFTLIESNEGGVLTKASQTYHQQIINIRFQDGHRKARITME, encoded by the coding sequence ATGTTTATCGAAACAGTAGAAGAACAAAAACCCCTTAAAGTCAGTGAGCTGGTCGCCCTTCTCAAAAAAGATATTGAGAAGCAACATCGTTTTGTTCGCGTCATAGGAGAGATCAGCGCTTGGAAAATATGGCGTTCTGGACATTGCTACTTTGACTTCAAAGATGAAAATGCTCTCATTCCTGCCATAATGTTTAAACCTCACTTTTCCCGCATCCCCTTCGATATCACCGATGGCATGCAGGTGATCATCAGTGGCCGCCTCAACATTTATCAGGCAAATACTCGTCTACAGCTCATCGCAGAAAAAATGGAGCCCCTAGGCGCTGGTGCCTTAGCTCTCGCCTATGAACAACTCAAAGAAAGGCTCTCCCAAGAAGGGCTCTTTTTAGCCGAACACAAAAAAAGTGTTAAACTGCTCAATCAATGCATTGGCATTGTTACTTCATCGCACGGCGCTGCCCTCAGAGATATGCTGCGCATTATTAAAAATCGTTTACCAAAAGCCCATGTATTGTGCGCCTTCGCCAAAGTTCAGGGCCTAGGTGCTAAAGAAGAAATTGCCTCGGCTCTCAAACTGCTTGATGAAAGCCAAGAGTGTGATGTGATCATTGTTGGTCGCGGTGGTGGTTCACTGGAAGATCTGTGGGCTTTCAACGAAGAGTTGGTCGCTCGGGCAATTTTTGCAGCAAAGACACCGGTTATCAGCGCGGTTGGACATGAAACTGATACCTCCATCAGCGACTTAGTGGCTGATATGCGCGCTGCAACTCCCACGCATGCAGCCCAAATAGTAACGCCGCTTTTAAGTGACTTGCAACAAAATTTTACCTCAGCCCTCTTTCAACTTCATGCTCGACAAAAAGCTATTCTCACTAAATATCAACTTCGCCTTTTGAACCAACAAAAACGGATCAAAGAGCCTAAAACATTTTTATTTCGCCATTGGCAACTGCTTGATGATCTAAGCCAGCGCCTGCAAAAACGTGCTCCTCATCAACTTTTGCGTGCTCGCCAGGAACAGCTTCATAATTTAAAAAACCAACTTTTATCAAGAAACCCTCGGCACAAATTTGAAATATCCCATCAAAAAGCTGCGGCAATGAGTGAAAAATTAAACGAGCAAATAAAAAAGATAGTAAAAAACAAACGTCAATCTTTGCAGGAAAAACTAGTACGGCTTGAAGCCCTTTCACCGCTTAATGTACTTGCGCGTGGCTTTACCCTGATAGAAAGCAATGAGGGTGGCGTTCTTACCAAGGCAAGCCAAACCTATCACCAACAAATAATTAATATCAGATTTCAGGACGGACACCGAAAAGCCCGCATAACAATGGAGTAA
- a CDS encoding methionine adenosyltransferase, which translates to MSQRPHVFTSESVTEGHPDKIADQISDAILDAILSKDPQGRVAIECLLKSNLCIIAGEVSSHAQLNYAAIAREVIKNIGYRAEKHDFDARLCTILTSIDEQSKDIALGVDASADKEQGAGDQGMMFGYACDETPEFMPLSITYAHALAQQLASVRKRNVVPFLGPDGKTQVTVEYEQGRPKGISTLVISSQHDEGISQTTIKEAIIEEVIKPIVKKEHLLPDIKFHINPTGAFVIGGPVGDSGLTGRKIIVDTYGGMGRHGGGAFSGKDPSKVDRSAAYLARYIAKNVVAAGLARQCEVQLAYAIGESNPVSVMLNTFGTAVVDESKIEDVIKTSIPLKPAGLIEYLDLRKPIYQKTATYGHFGRNDIELSWEQISFAQQLKQKVL; encoded by the coding sequence ATATCTCAAAGACCACATGTTTTTACTAGTGAATCTGTAACAGAAGGCCACCCAGATAAAATAGCAGACCAAATTTCTGATGCCATTTTGGATGCTATTCTATCTAAAGATCCTCAAGGCCGTGTTGCTATTGAGTGTCTCTTAAAAAGTAATCTTTGCATCATTGCTGGGGAAGTAAGTTCTCACGCTCAACTCAATTATGCTGCTATCGCTCGTGAAGTTATAAAAAATATTGGCTATCGCGCCGAAAAACATGATTTTGACGCTCGGCTATGTACAATTCTCACAAGTATTGATGAACAATCAAAAGATATTGCGCTTGGTGTTGATGCGTCAGCTGATAAAGAGCAAGGTGCTGGCGATCAGGGCATGATGTTTGGCTATGCATGCGATGAAACGCCAGAGTTTATGCCTCTTTCAATCACCTATGCACATGCACTCGCCCAGCAACTTGCCTCAGTACGCAAAAGAAATGTTGTTCCATTCTTGGGGCCCGACGGCAAAACCCAAGTAACCGTTGAATATGAACAGGGGCGTCCCAAGGGAATAAGCACTCTCGTAATTTCCTCCCAACATGATGAGGGTATTTCTCAGACCACAATAAAAGAAGCCATTATTGAAGAAGTGATCAAACCTATCGTCAAAAAAGAGCATTTACTTCCTGACATTAAATTTCATATCAATCCAACCGGTGCCTTTGTTATCGGTGGTCCAGTAGGTGATAGTGGTCTTACCGGCAGAAAAATTATTGTTGATACTTATGGTGGCATGGGCCGACACGGCGGTGGAGCATTTTCTGGCAAAGATCCATCAAAAGTAGACCGTTCGGCAGCTTACCTTGCACGTTACATTGCAAAAAATGTTGTAGCAGCTGGCCTTGCTCGTCAATGCGAAGTACAACTGGCCTACGCCATTGGTGAAAGTAATCCGGTAAGCGTTATGCTCAATACTTTTGGCACGGCTGTTGTCGATGAGTCAAAGATCGAAGATGTCATCAAAACTTCCATTCCACTTAAGCCTGCTGGCCTTATCGAATACCTTGATCTTAGAAAGCCGATCTATCAAAAAACTGCAACCTATGGCCATTTTGGGCGCAATGATATTGAGCTGAGTTGGGAGCAGATCAGTTTTGCACAACAGCTGAAGCAAAAAGTACTTTAG